A single window of Streptomyces sp. NBC_00464 DNA harbors:
- a CDS encoding DNA polymerase Y family protein, with protein sequence MSEQPGILCLRFRRVGGGLPDGAGYAGLLALLGSFTPVVEAAPPDGALADVRGALRYFGRDVTGLSSVIRVRALALHGADCAIGAAENPMLARMAARQAAPGTTFVVPAGGAAAFLADRPAATLDGVGAATARTLCGYGLDSVGRIAAAPLGTLQRITGVRTGRELWERAHGIDRTAVVPNAASRSLAAERTFPRDELDRERQRRALMSLTEELGARMRGEGRVCRSLAVSVRYADRTGYATLTRSRTLREPTAHSAELTALAYRIHDSFALQRARVRGIALRAEGLGDAGRAAHQLTFDPVDERARRIEAVADRLREKFGPQAVMPGRLAA encoded by the coding sequence ATGAGCGAGCAGCCCGGAATCCTCTGCCTGCGGTTCCGCCGGGTCGGCGGCGGGCTCCCGGACGGCGCCGGTTACGCGGGGCTGCTCGCCCTGCTCGGTTCGTTCACCCCGGTCGTCGAGGCGGCGCCGCCCGACGGGGCGCTGGCCGATGTGCGGGGCGCGCTGCGCTACTTCGGGCGGGACGTGACGGGGCTGTCCTCGGTGATCCGGGTCCGCGCGCTGGCCCTGCACGGGGCGGACTGCGCGATCGGGGCCGCCGAGAACCCGATGCTGGCCCGGATGGCGGCCCGGCAGGCCGCGCCCGGGACGACCTTCGTGGTGCCCGCGGGAGGGGCCGCCGCCTTCCTCGCGGACCGGCCGGCCGCCACGCTGGACGGCGTCGGGGCGGCGACGGCCCGCACCCTGTGCGGATACGGGCTCGACTCCGTCGGCCGGATCGCGGCCGCCCCGCTCGGTACTCTCCAGCGGATCACCGGGGTGCGGACCGGGCGCGAGCTGTGGGAGCGGGCGCACGGCATCGACCGTACGGCGGTCGTACCGAACGCAGCGTCCCGCTCGCTCGCCGCCGAACGGACCTTCCCGCGTGACGAACTGGACCGGGAGCGGCAGCGCCGCGCGCTCATGTCGCTCACCGAGGAGCTGGGGGCGAGGATGCGCGGCGAGGGGCGGGTGTGCCGCTCGCTCGCGGTCTCCGTGCGCTATGCCGACCGGACCGGCTACGCGACGCTGACCCGCAGCCGTACGCTCCGCGAGCCCACCGCGCACTCCGCGGAACTCACCGCGCTCGCCTACCGGATCCATGACTCGTTCGCCCTGCAACGGGCCCGGGTACGGGGGATCGCGCTGCGCGCCGAGGGGCTCGGCGACGCCGGGCGGGCCGCGCACCAGCTGACCTTCGACCCGGTCGACGAACGGGCGCGGCGGATCGAGGCGGTCGCGGACCGGCTGCGCGAGAAATTCGGGCCGCAGGCAGTGATGCCGGGGCGACTCGCGGCCTGA